One Myotis daubentonii chromosome 3, mMyoDau2.1, whole genome shotgun sequence genomic window carries:
- the LOC132229231 gene encoding calcium-activated potassium channel subunit beta-2 gives MFIWTSGRTSSSYRHDEKRNIYQKIRDHDLLDKRKTVTALKAGEDRAILLGLTMMVCSIMMYFLLGITLLRSYMQSVWTEESQCTLLNASITETFNCSFSCGPDCLKLSQYPCLQVYVNLTSSGEKLLLYHTEETMKINQKCSYIPKCGKNFEESMSLVSVVMENFRKYQHFSCYSDPEGNQKSVILTKLYSSNVLFHSLFWPTCMMAGGVVIVAMVKLTQYLSLLCDRIQRINR, from the exons aaatatttaccaaaaaatcAGGGACCACGACCTCTTGGACAAAAGGAAAACTGTCACAGCACTGAAAGCAGGAGAGGACCGGGCCATTCTCCTGGGACTGACCATGATGGTGTGCTCGATCATGATGTACTTTCTGCTGGGAATCACACTCCTGCGCTCATACATGCAGAG CGTGTGGACCGAGGAATCTCAGTGCACCTTGCTGAATGCATCCATCACAGAAACATTTAACTGCTCCTTCAGCTGTGGCCCTGACTGCTTGAAACTCTCTCAGTACCCCTGCCTCCAGGTGTACGTCAACCTGACTTCTTCAGGCGAAAAGCTCCTTCTCTACCACACCGAAGAGACGATGAAAATCAATCAGAAG TGCTCCTATATACCTAAGTGTGGAAAAAATTTTGAAGAATCCATGTCCCTGGTGAGTGTTGTCATGGAAAACTTCAGGAAGTACCAACACTTTTCCTGCTATTCTGACCCGGAAGGAAACCAGAAGAGCGTCATCCTAACCAAACTCTACAGTTCCAATGTGCTGTTCCACTCACTCTTCTGGCCAACGTGTATGATGGCTGGGGGTGTGGTGATCGTTGCCATGGTGAAGCTCACACAGTacctctccctgctctgtgacaggatCCAGCGGATCAATAGATAA